A single window of Onychomys torridus chromosome 8, mOncTor1.1, whole genome shotgun sequence DNA harbors:
- the Ccdc43 gene encoding coiled-coil domain-containing protein 43, producing MAAPSEVAAAVLGEGDGAGFGSWLDGRLEALGVDQAVYGAYILGVLQEEEEEEKLDALQGILSAFLEEDSLLDICKEIVERWSETQNVTTKVKKEDEVQAIATLIEKQAQIVVKPRMVSEEERQRKAALLAQYADVTDEEDDADEKDDLGASTANIGSDKSLFRNTNVEDVLNARKLERDSLRDESQRKKEQDKLQREKGKLAKQERKEKERKRTQKGERKR from the exons ATGGCGGCGCCCAGCGAAGTGGCCGCGGCAGTGCTCGGTGAAGGCGATGGCGCGGGTTTTGGATCCTGGCTGGACGGACGGTTGGAGGCGCTGGGAGTGGACCAGGCCGTTTATGGCGCTTACATCCTTGGAGTcctacaggaggaggaggaggaagagaagctggACGCCCTGCAGGGTATCCTCTCCGCTTTCTTG GAAGAAGATTCACTCCTTGATATCTGTAAGGAAATTGTGGAACGATGGTCAGAAACACAAAATGTCACCACCAAAGTAAAAAAAGAAG ATGAGGTACAGGCCATCGCCACCTTGATTGAGAAGCAGGCACAGATCGTGGTGAAGCCCAGGATGGTTTCtgaagaggagaggcagaggaaagccgCCCTGCTGGCCCAGTATGCCGATGTGACAGACGAAGAGGA TGATGCAGATGAGAAGGATGATCTGGGTGCTTCGACAGCAAACATCGGTTCTGACAAAT CTCTCTTCCGAAACACCAATGTGGAAGACGTTCTCAACGCTCGCAAATTGGAGCGAGACTCGCTTCGGGATGAGTCCcaaaggaagaaggaacaggaCAAGCTGCAGAGGGAGAAGGGCAAACTAGCCAAGCAGGAGCgcaaggagaaggaaaggaaaaggacccAGAAGGGGGAACGCAAGCGATAA